One Gordonia sp. SID5947 genomic region harbors:
- a CDS encoding DUF501 domain-containing protein, whose translation MSVSESDLATIAAQLGREPRGVIEVSYRTPDGAPAVIKTTPRLPDGTPFPTLYYLTDPRLTAEASRQESAGVMKEMTARLGTDRELAAAYRRAHESYLAERDEIESLGTDFTGGGMPDRVKCLHVLIAHSLAKGPGVNPLGDEAVALAAEGPLRGAAIPMDWPRSSYHHTTEDEQQ comes from the coding sequence GTGAGCGTCTCCGAATCGGACCTGGCCACGATCGCGGCGCAACTCGGACGGGAGCCGCGTGGCGTCATCGAGGTCAGCTACCGCACGCCTGACGGCGCACCCGCGGTGATCAAGACGACGCCCCGTCTGCCTGATGGCACACCGTTCCCGACGCTCTATTATCTGACCGATCCGCGGCTGACCGCCGAGGCGAGCCGCCAGGAGTCGGCCGGGGTGATGAAGGAGATGACCGCACGACTGGGCACCGACCGGGAACTGGCGGCAGCCTATCGTCGTGCCCACGAGTCGTATCTCGCCGAGCGTGACGAGATCGAGTCGCTGGGCACCGATTTCACCGGCGGTGGCATGCCAGATCGTGTGAAATGCCTGCACGTCCTGATCGCCCATTCGCTGGCGAAGGGGCCCGGCGTGAATCCGCTCGGCGACGAGGCGGTCGCGCTCGCCGCCGAAGGGCCCTTGCGGGGTGCGGCGATACCGATGGACTGGCCTCGCTCCTCGTACCACCACACCACGGAGGATGAGCAGCAGTGA
- a CDS encoding septum formation initiator family protein, with amino-acid sequence MTETGEQEIHTDDLDSAGQDVTAADSHVGGRVLSRGRRSAAPARGRPRFDRASLTARWEGLDAKRAIILALVISVVALTLAMPVRTYFSQRAEFDQLRASNDRLRSEVTDYQQKVNEQGDPAYIEAKARERLQFVRPGEKALVMMFPDDDARIAAQKQAQERARNPWYGNLWESVSTPPNAK; translated from the coding sequence GTGACCGAGACCGGCGAACAGGAAATTCACACCGACGATCTCGATTCGGCGGGACAGGATGTGACCGCGGCGGACTCTCACGTCGGTGGTCGCGTCCTTTCGCGCGGACGGCGCTCGGCGGCGCCCGCTCGGGGGCGCCCGCGCTTCGATCGCGCATCGCTGACCGCCCGTTGGGAAGGCCTGGATGCCAAGCGGGCGATCATCCTCGCACTGGTCATCAGTGTGGTCGCGCTGACGCTCGCGATGCCGGTTCGTACCTATTTCTCGCAGCGTGCGGAGTTCGACCAACTGCGGGCGAGCAACGACCGTCTTCGGTCCGAGGTCACGGACTATCAGCAGAAGGTGAATGAGCAGGGCGACCCGGCCTACATCGAGGCGAAGGCGCGCGAGCGACTTCAGTTCGTCCGACCGGGGGAGAAGGCGCTGGTGATGATGTTCCCCGATGATGATGCGCGGATCGCTGCGCAGAAGCAGGCGCAGGAGCGCGCACGAAATCCGTGGTACGGGAATCTCTGGGAATCTGTGTCGACCCCTCCGAACGCCAAGTGA